The stretch of DNA CGCGGTATGTAGATGTACCTCGGAGTTAAACTTCGATGTAGTTGGGAGAAGTTTCATTTTTCAAGCTTTGGTTGGCCATCGAGTTCAGTGCCACAGTTATGTGTGTGTATACCAGGTAGTAGGAAATCCtaaattttctttttgacaaATTTAGTTTTCAATGGACGAGTTATACCGGCAAAAAGCGTTTTCTAAGATACTCCACAACTGATTTGGACGGAGCAGAGATATCAGCATGTCTACCCAAATAAATTGGTATGTGCTTTTAATGCAACCTAATATGTTGCGTTGATGACTAAATTAAACCCTCCGGACTGGTCTGTGTGCTGGTCCGGGCAGAGTCGTTCATTTGACTCGACGCTTGGCGTGACAGTAAACTAGCTCAGCGTCAGACAGCAGGTTAAAACGGAGGGTGGGCATAAAGGAAATAGTTGTCAGTCAGATTTTGATAATCGGGAGGGGATTTTGAGCGGTTATTGCTACGTATCATGGTCCACATAGCTGTTAGACTGATTTTATTTGCAAAATACAGTGAATGTTGACGAACACTACGCACTTTGCAATACGTCTCAAAAGCCGGGAGACAGTAGGGGTGAAATAGTTCCATCATATCTCAAACAAATATCGATTGCAGGTTAATGAGAACGGAACTATGGAAGAGATGTGTCAGAGCACACGCCATGAGAGATGCAGGATTTCCGTCATGTGTCTGCAACAGGAGAAAGATGACAACTTATGTGGCCTGGGAAGGCAAGCCAAAAGGACGCGTTTCAGTGGGTGCCGATTGCGAGCTTTACTAAACCATGACCATGAAATGACGAGTTTGGAGAAAACTTGGCGTTGGAGACTTCTGTGAGGTGCTGTACGATCTTCGTGCGTTAGTCAAATCCCAGTTGGTACAGATCGGTGCTGATAGAGCGGTCAGTAATGCTGCATAAGAGGATGTTTCTTCCTTCGGCGGGCGGGCAGGATATAGATAAGACAGGTCGTGTGTAAAAGGGTCGCATTCCACGTCTTTCCAAACATACCTCACCATTAAGCCAGGACGAGTGTAAAGACATATAATGAGCGTAGAACGTATACACGGGTATCAAAGCGAATTCTGGCTTCCGAGAACATTTTGGAGTATGATAAAGTTGAGTTTCCCCGCACCAATATACTTCTGGTTACCATTTGCAAGACGGTTCTGAAACCGAAAAGATGCCCAATTATAGGGGCAGTCGAGAAAGAGCCGGGATAACTCTCGCAGGAGTGCCGTTAAGCATTGAACTCAATCGTACACCCTTCCTTCCACAAGTAGATGGTTAGACTAAGGCGCTTTTAGACTCGTATCATGATGAAGTTCCTGTGGTGTAGTAATCCCATTGACGCATTCGCCGAGCCATATTGTGGTGTGTCGGGTAATGAATTTGGACAATGAAAGGGATGGAAGCATTAGTAAGATCTCCTGAGAGTTCATACGGGAGTGAGGATGCTGTCGTTACGTTTACGTTGGAAACGtcgaagcttgaagcttgaagtttCAGTCAACTTGGTTGAGTTTGCATTTTTGGACACAAGTAGCTGAAGgtcaaaaattcaaagcCCGAAGCGCGTCGCTGACTAATGCATAGCCGGATGCATGCTGGCGCGTTGTCACTGCGGACAACATGACTGGTTGTGTTGTGAATGTGATCGAACCCACGTCTCCCGTCCGACTCCCATCTTCATTCACCGTCATTAACAACAAGATTTCTTTTCAACCCTAATGGTGGCCACTTGGCTCTCGACGCTCGCCTCAATAGGCATGGCAGTCGGTCCACCTCTGGTAAGCGCTTACAAATGTTGCATAACGGCCAAAACATAGAGCTACGTGGATTGAACTAATTACACAATTTGTATAGGTGTATGCCGACCAAGCCTTTTCCATCGTCAAGAAAAAGTGAGCGCATCATTCTTGAAAATAACATCCTATCCTCATTAATTCATTTTCAGAGATTCAACAGGTTTCTCGCGAGATGTTTGTGCCATACTGTCCTTATCCTCTGCTTTGTTCCCGCACACTCCTATCTCACCCCTTGTCTTCCCCCAGACTTATAGCCAATATAACACGATGCTTCTTTTGGCTCGGGTATGTACTTTAGTTCGAACTATCATTCATTTCGAGAAGTACAATGACTGTGACCCCCAGAAATCATTTCGAAATGGCATTGCTGGTCCAGTCTATATTTATGATACTCGCACAGGTTTGGCGCTCCACCTTGGTTTACTTACATTTTAATTACTGAATAACACTTCCCAGCTGGCTCTTTTGTATATCTGTATATTATATCGACCTCACATAAGCCCTGAAACTCTCGGCACGTCTACGCGACCACTGTCTTTTTGGCAATGGCCAACCTACACTCAATACATTGAATTTTTGGCTGGATTAATGTAAATGCAGCAAAACTATCTTTCTCAGAACCTACTATTGACGATTTCATTTTCGGCAGCCTTTGTCAAGCTATCCTATTTCTCATCTTTGGTCAATGGCCGACATTTGTTTCTATCTTGGGATTTGTCGCCCTGGGCCTGGAAAGTACACTTCCGATCCCACAGTTGATCAGGTCCGTGACATTTATAACCTTCTAGAAGTCTATCCTCAGAATTATGTAGTAATTACCGCCAACGTTCACTTTATGGCTTTCGCATGTCAACTTTGCTTGGATGGGTTGGAGGAGACTCCTTCAAGTAAATATAATTTCGAATGGTTTTAGCTAACTGCATCTGATGCCTCCCTTCTAGAACAGTGTATTTCTTCCTACAACATACTCCCCTTCAATTCCAAGTCTGTGCTATCTTCCAGTTGTCAATCGATCTAGGTCTGCTTCTCTGTCTTCTTGCAAGCTTATCAAGCTTTACTGACTTTTATTCAGCCATCATCGGTCAACGCATAACATATGGCAACAAGCCTCCCATCTCTGCCATTCTGACCGAGGAAGATGAACTAGAGCAAGCTCTAGTACTAGGCCAAGAATGATATTATGTTTCCCAAAGTCACAAAATACCACATTCTAAACCTTGGGGTGTTCCATAATTATTTAAATCGAGTTCTACGGGTTCCTGCGACACCACGAAAACTCACACCGTAAACCTTCCTTATTGCTCATAGGCTCGTGAAGCTCTTATGTCCGGCAAGGGAATGGAATGGCGCGGGTTCACTCTGACGCGGGTCAGGGTCGCCGTTTCCCACCTCAAGGTTTACGTATATCCATGTATAGCATGAAAACGAGATGGTTTTCCCCCTTGAGAGTAATCAGCCGCTGAAGGGTCTTTTTCTAACGATCGCCTCCCGAGTATTTGGGGTGCATATGTAGCAAGTCTCTCGGCACTGGACCAGAGTCCAACGAATATGGCGCTCCTTATTCCTCCAGCCTTCGAGGCTTCCACGCTTCTGTTTTTGACGTACAGTAACGCATTACCGACGCTACTCAGGCCGTGTTGCCGTGAACAGCGACGGCAGCTTCGCTTTCCCGGATGGCTTCGTCTACTCTCGTTGTCGTCAAGTTTTCTATATTGGAACCTCACAGTAAAAAGTCTGAGTGCTAAGAATATTCAAAGTCCCGACCCCAGATGACAAGAGAGACCGACGTTTTTATGCATTCCAAACTGATTGGCGATCGTCAGGTCACTAATAACTGAGGGCATGAGTCTTCGTTGGTCCGTGATGGTTTTTGAAAACTAATCATGGCTTCACAGTCTAAGATCCATTCTCGGTAGACTAATCAAAGGATTAGAAAAAAACTTTCTCGGCTATGTCGTCCACCACCACCTATCAAGGTGTTCCAAACTTGCCTTGATGTCTCTACCGCCACTGCCAAATTACTTGAAGGGACTGTAAGCAATAGAGTCTTTGAACTCCACAGAATGTATCCAAGAAAGGACAATGAAGCAGAGTATGTCTATTACAATACCAATTATTCTGCAAGAGTCGCTGAGAACAAATCCAGGGGAGTAATCAGAGCACCAATAGCATTGTATCATGGCATATTAGTTTAACAAAACGCATAGGTTGAGACTTATGCGTCTCTGAAGGGCCCAGTCACACTCACCACCCATCCTCTAGTACTCAAGGTTGATGTCATCATGCCAGAATATACTCATTATCGAAAAAATTACACAACTACCGATAAGCAAATGACCTCCACTTGGCAGTCTCTATGAGACGGATACATTTGGGACATGTCGAGTCTCTACTAACAAGCTATAACACCTCCTGTTTACGGTGGAACCAAATGGAGTTAATATCgtgttatttttagattgTGTCTTCACCTGCCACAGACCGCTGAACTCGAGATCAAGTGCAAGTACCCATGTGTGAAGAAAAGCACATGAATATTAAATATTGTGATATTAATTCAATGTGAGATTTAGCCTCATTGGTTATGTTATGTTAGGGTAGGATAGGGGGCGGGATAGCCTTAATGGAGTGAAAAGGAATCATACTCAGGCGAGGTGGTAAGAGATGTCCATTGGTCCACGGTGTCCCGCGAACAATGGCTAAGAAGGGGAAGAGTTTGTGGCTCTTTTATCTCCAGAGAGTACATTCCCATGGTTGGCAGGGAAGCCAACCCAGCATATCCGTCGAACAGACAAGTGAACCAGTACTAGCGCTCACACCCGTGAATATAACAGAGGTTTTTCTGTCATAGTATGGTATTGAGCCAATTTTAACTCGATCCAGCTTATTGGCTCAAATAGAAGTCTCCTGGCCTCACTAGACCTGCATTAAATTCAGGTCTGAATGCTTATTGAAGAGTATCGACCCAATTGTAAGCTTCAAGCATACCGTGCCATCTTGATTTTGCTTAAGCCGAATACCATTAGGTTTTCAGCAAGCATAGGCAGTAGTGAGAACTGAGCCTGGGAATTGCACAATTCCAGTCTGCAGTAAATGCGCTTCCTGTTTGACGACGACAATTTAGACGAGTCTAGGTTTGTAGGACCGCTATTGACTGCGGTAACTTGGTATCACGAGAGAGTCTGCAATGCACAATATGCGATAAAAGATATAACTCTAAATGTTTGTCAGTA from Psilocybe cubensis strain MGC-MH-2018 chromosome 7, whole genome shotgun sequence encodes:
- a CDS encoding Solute carrier family 66 member 2; this encodes MVATWLSTLASIGMAVGPPLVYADQAFSIVKKKDSTGFSRDVCAILLIANITRCFFWLGNHFEMALLVQSIFMILAQLALLYICILYRPHISPETLGTSTRPLSFWQWPTYTQYIEFLAGLILCQAILFLIFGQWPTFVSILGFVALGLESTLPIPQLISNYRQRSLYGFRMSTLLGWVGGDSFKTVYFFLQHTPLQFQVCAIFQLSIDLAIIGQRITYGNKPPISAILTEEDELEQALVLGQE